A window of Apium graveolens cultivar Ventura chromosome 8, ASM990537v1, whole genome shotgun sequence contains these coding sequences:
- the LOC141679683 gene encoding uncharacterized protein LOC141679683, with the protein MTFSIEDYEDVIRPHEDPLIINPIIGQNKIWKVMVDTGSSTNILFHKTYCKMNLAGEQLEPCNEAPLYAIGGHPIQFEGTITLPVLLGKFQYTVEKQVTFYVVRIESPYNAIFWRPFLSTFEAMESIPHLKLKFPTEKGVGEMRGDQKTARIIMLEDLEKDQEYEGPDGTGKRKRAEPEPSGSRETLNIELEKFGADLSSPIAEPAAETEEVKLYAGHSGKMVQIGKNMGADLKAKVIAVIRQYHDVFSWGPEDMPGLDPKTAKHFLNVQPEAKPVKQKKRTFTVEQQKVIKDEVEKLLEAKFIKEIEYPDSLANMVVAKKSNGKWRMCVDYTDLNKACPKDQYPPAQHRPTDRRYGRI; encoded by the coding sequence ATGACCTTCAGCATAGAAGACTATGAGGATGTCATTCGCCCACACGAGGACCCTCTTATTATAAATCCTATCATCGGGCAGAATAAGATATGGAAGGTAATGGTAGATACCGGAAGCTCGACGAACATACTGTTCCACAAAACCTACTGCAAGATGAACTTGGctggagaacagttagagccctgcAATGAGGCTCCCCTTTACGCCATTGGAGGACATCCCATTCAGTTTGAAGGAACAATTACTCTCCCAGTCCTCCTAGGCAAATTTCAATATACTGTTGAGAAGCAAGTGACGTTCTATGTGGTTCGGATCGAAAGCCCGTACAATGCAATATTTTGGAGGCCCTTCTTGTCAACCTTTGAAGCGATGGAGTCTATACCCCATCTTAAGCTGAAGTTCCCAACTGAGAAAGGGGTAGGAGAAATGAGAGGCGATCAGAAAACCGCCCGAATCATAATGCTAGAAGATCTCGAGAAGGATCAGGAATACGAAGGGCCGGACGGAACTGGAAAGAGAAAGCGGGCTGAACCCGAGCCCAGCGGAAGCCGAGAGACATTAAATATTGAGTTGGAAAAATTTGGGGCGGATCTCTCGAGCCCGATAGCCGAACCCGCAGCGGAAACCGAAGAAGTGAAATTGTACGCAGGTCATTCGGGAAAGATGGTTCAGATTGGGAAAAACATGGGGGCAGATCTGAAGGCAAAGGTAATAGCTGTCATTCGGCAATACCATGATGTGTTCTCCTGGGGGCCGGAAGACATGCCCGGCTTGGATCCCAAGACGGCAAAACACTTCTTGAATGTGCAGCCCGAGGCCAAACCGGTGAAGCAGAAGAAGAGGACATTCACAGTCGAACAGCAGAAGGTCATAAAGGACGAAGTAGAAAAATTGTTGGAAGCCAAATTCATCAAAGAAATTGAATACCCCGACTCGCTAGCCAATATGGTGGTTGCCAAAAAGTcaaatgggaagtggaggatgtgcgtGGACTATACGGACCTCAATAAAGCATGTCCAAAGGATCAATACCCCCCTGCCCAGCATCGACCAACTGATAGACGCTATGGCAGGATATGA